The window GACAGCTTTGTCCTCACATTCAAAACTGTGGAAGAAATTTGGAAGTTTTCGACGTATTTAGCATTAGGTAAGaatcaattcattttaaatattgaTGTTCATTGTTTTCTTATGCCGTTATGGCTAATATGATTGTTATTTCTTTTTAACCTGTCTACTAAATGGCAGGCTATGTTGCTCGCTGCTTGGAGAACTTCCTTTTTGATCAGTCCTTTTGGCTGGACCCAAAACTTCTCAGTGACTTGGAGATAAACGTAACAGTGGATGAGGATCAGCTGGCTACCCTCTACTTGGCACTTTTACTTCAGGAAGGTAAGGAATGCTTCAAAGTAAAGTTGCTTAAATGCATTTGATAAACAGGAAATATTTGATTATTAACACTGTGGATGTTTGAATTGATGAATGGGTAAAATCCAATAAATAAACTTATTAAACCTATCAAATCTATTGTGCGGTAGAACTATTACTTTAAATACTGCTTTTGTTAGATATATTTGTTACACGTTTGGATTCAGTCTATTAGCTTATTGCATTTCCAgtcttcttgacacacacactcacatagcacaatcagagttaaGCAACACTTACATACgattgatggaaaaatactggcagacacacaatagatgcattgttctcactcacacaagcaaaTCTCATTtctacacaagcttaactcttaCTTTCACTCTCTAGAGGGGTGCGGCAACTGCTCTATGGACTTACTTAAAGAGCAGGGGTCGGGGACCTTTTTAGCTAAGAGAGCCGTGAAagccatatatttaaaaatgtatttccgtgagagccatgtaGTACCACTGTACAAAGACAAATGTAGATATTATATTTGTTACATGTTTGgattcagtctattagctcaTTGCATTTCCAgtcttcttgacacacacactcacatagcacaatcagagttaaGCAACACTTACATACGATTGATATACTGGCAGACACACAATAGACGCATTGTTTCACTCACACAAGCAAATCTCATTtctacacaagcttaactcttaCTTTCACTCTCTGGATGGCTGGATTAAAATGCAAGcaagcattttttttggtcaatattTCATGACAGTATTTTACTCCTTTAGTTAAGGAACTATTAAGCTTTATATATGCatatgattttaaaatgaaaagtgCCCACATTAAAAGCTCTTTGCTTAATAACTATTCTAAAAGTTTGCTTTTGCAGCAACGCTACTTCCCACTTACTTTCAGTCATCCATATTAAAACAGATATCACCTTTTAAACTTCTATTTTACTTTGGCAAAATAAGACTGTAGTGCGGCCAAACTTTGATGGAGATACATTAACTGAATGGTATCCAACATCAATCATTTTCTAAACAGTAAATCCAGGCGCAGCAGCAGTTTTGCTGATCTCAAATGTCTATAAAAGGATTTTATTAACCGCAACAGAATTAAAAcaccatgtacagtatattttagtAGAGATGGTATCTAAAGCTTGCTCCGTTCATGGTATGAGTGATCTTATTAGTTTACTAATGATAGACATTGTTGCAGGATCTTTCTTTGCTAAAGCAGTCTATACAAGAGTTGAGGAGGACGACGAAGAACAGCTGTCTTTCAAAAAGAACGACCTGCTGACGGTGAAGGACACAGGACAGGACGACATGTGGGAAGGCACCCTGCTCTCCACTGGACACCACGGGCTGGTGCCCGTTGATTGCACTCAGCCGTTGCCCTACCCTTTCTACCAGTGAGACACTTTCATGACTAGTTTGTTTCTTTACACTGATACAGTCTGTATGATGATAACAAGTGGTGACACACGTTCTCCTTCAATCAGATGGTTCCTGAAGAATTACCCAGGGTATGCGGGGTGCTCACCAACCGAAAAGGAATCGTTTGAACATCCACTTGGTAGAACCATACTCATACACTGCAACTTAATACAGTTTCAAGGCACCATATATACCACTACTCACCAGTCAcaagatacatactgtacactgtatatgGATATATACAGAAAATGTAAGACTAAGACAGGGATTTACTGTCTGATCAATTATTTTGCAGAAAGGCTTATAGCATTTAGTCAGTTCTTATGCATTATTTACACTACAATAATTTGGCTTGCATAATGACCTGAAGTGCTTGAATATATTTTATCTGTTATCTTCAACTATCAAACATCCCAGTGACAGGTTTGTGTGCCGCTGTGGTCGACTACAGTCCAGTGGGCCAAGATGAGCTCCAGTTGAGTCAAGGTGACACTGTAGAGATCCAGGGTCTACTTGTAAGAGGCTTGGGCGTCTTCATTGGAAAACACTCCTCCACTGGTTGTACTGGTTTCGTCCACAAGGCCCACGTCAAACCGCTGGACATCATGCCTCTGTAAATAGATGATTTAATGATTTGGTTTGAAGTGATTAGTAAAGCATTTAGTCCGCATTAAATCCATTAGttatcttgtgtttttttctggttATGTTATTGTGTGTACCATAACTTTAGTCTGGGCAGGCTGTCAAGCATGAGGGTACAAGTGACGCAGCTTTGATGATAATGCTGTCTTGTTTGTCTCACACAGAGACAGACAATTGGTCTTTCTGACGGAGGAGGAGCGGGCCACCCTGGCTCAGACTGACCCGTTCAGTTCTGAGCCAAGTGATAGCAACCTACTGGAAAAGCTTTTCTCATCTGACATCAGCTCTGTGTACAGGCTAGGTAAAGCTCTATGGAGATGTCTATTGAGGTGTCTACAAGTATGCCTCTAAATCAGTAGTTCTCAACCTTTTTTGAGTCATGGATCCCTTTAAGAAAGCTTGGGATGGCCTTGCCCAGAAATATTTATATAGATTATTTAAATGGTAAACACTGAAAGCATGTCAACATAAGATATGTAAATGTTAATTTTTATCTGATCCAAAACCCATCCGCACATCAAGAAGACTTGCTCTAAATAGTTTATGATCTTTTGTGATGTGAGTCTGTGCCATCAGCTGCAACGTCACAtgcctttttttgtttccaGACAGGCTGGATGAGTCTGACTTCATGTACATCAGGAATCGTCCCAAACGCGGTAATGGTGCACATAATTGTATGTGTGTTGAATATACTGAAAATGGTCAATTTGCTTGAGGAAGTGTCGTCTATCTGCAATGAATTACCTTGACATTTGCACCCATATTCACACAAcacctccctcactcacggtgcaaccaaaaagaaCACAACAAGTAGCACATGTAACTTCACCACACGGACTATGCGGGTATGGAAATAAATGTTTGCGCACCAATAGGCACGCAaagcaatactattttatactaatttctaacccacaaggcatgctgggtagcttccTGTAGGGAAAGAGTGTGCGTGGGCTACCCaccatgccttgcgggttataaattagtataaaatagtattgttttgcatgtatataaTTGTGTAAGCATCTCTTTTGATACCCGCATAGTCTGTGTGATACAgatacattgtgtgttccacatgtgttactcgttatttttggttgcaccgtgagtgaggtaggcatttgggttgaacagctcctgttggtttgtgttgatgTGAGTAaaggtgtatacagtatatcgagCTGAGTCACTGCATATACAGAACAAATCCTGGCCTCTGACACTGCCTCTGTGCAACTCAAGCTTTACTGATGTAGGGCAAATGAGATGGATTTTCTACGAATAAATGGTGTAATTATGGAGATGATAAGCACGAGGTAGAATAGGCTCACGTAACCCTGAACAAGATAAGCAGAATAGAAAATATCTGTATGGAGTACATATGACATTAAACTATCAGGCCCTATCAGCCCTATTTGTGTTCTCACAACAATCTCCGTTCTTTCCAGATCACAAGGTCCCTGCAAGCACTCGTCAGAGCGTCATGTCGGAGAGAAGCGGAGGAACACCCCCGTACCATTCCTCTCCCCGTCCATCGCTATCTCACTCCTCCCCCCGTGTGTCCCTGTATCAGTCCCACAATCCTCTGCCACACGACGGAGAGCCCTTGTCCTTCACTCTTGACGACACATTCAGGGAACTGAGTGAGTTCCAGGAGGACCCGCCTCCCTTCTTAGAGGAAAACAGTTGGGAGGGGGAGGAGTCAGAACTCAGTGACCCCACGTTGACCTTACTAAACCATGATCACTTCCAGGTCAGCAAAGAGTTTACTTGTTACACGccaggtgtttaaaacaaaaCCTTGCCAGGCAGTAGAGCATACAgtagatacagtatacagtagagAACATACCGTACATAACTACTGTAGATTGGCATTCTGTGGAGcgataaaaacaatacatattacatttgtaattttagTTATCTGCACTTTTTAGTGATGGTGAAGTTTCACATCAGTATCCACTTTTGTGATGCATATAATGTAACCATTTTTGCAGACCAACAAAACGCCTTGTTGAACTTATCTATAATGTGTATCAATGTGACTTGTAGTTTTAATGGCATTCCAGGGTGATTTAAGATATAGGTTTTAAGTCTCAACCACTCTCATGAGACACTGTGTGTTTTCCCCCCAGGAAGACTTCCTGCCCCTGTACGACCTACAGTGTTCCTTCCTGTGGGTGACCTTCAATGGGAAGAATGAAAGTGAGCTCTCAGGGCGGCTTGAGAGTGTGAGGGAATGTGCAAAGAGGATGGGCATGCATTGGGCACACAGACGAGCATGCTTCCTTCTGGGAAGACTATGTGCCAGGAAGCTGAAGCTATCCCAGGTTAGTTCTATTCATTATCAAGTAGTTTTGTATATGTTGGTATGGTTCCTCGTGTTAGCCCTCCATGATGGCCCTGGAACCTGCTAATATATACCAGAGTTATTTGCACCttcatctaatgagatccagagAAGAGAGCGCAAGATAAAAACATTGACGACAGTCCAGTTATTAACAACTGGTGTTAGTGAATGCTTTATTGTTATACAGTAAATGCTAAAAATCATCCCCGTCTGCCTCTACCTTTAGGCCCGTGTGTACTATGAAGAAGCTCTAAGTGTTCGTGTTGACAGTTTCAGCGACACGCCACTGCTCATTGCTCTCCTAACCAATGTTACCGCCGTCTACCTGAAGCAGCGTATGACAGACAAGCTGCCCCTCACCTTGGAAAAGGCCAGCGCTGTGCTCCTCTGTCTTCCCAACCATGCCTACACATCCTCAGATGAAATTGAGCTGCTCAAGCTGCTTCTGAGGAGATCCGTGGTCATGGGAGATAAATACCTCGAGGCCCGCGTGTGTTACCTTATTTCCAGCCTCTTCCTGCTTCTCCGGAAACCGGATGATGCTCTTCCCTTTGTTGAGCGTCTTCAGTTCCTATCCTTGACTCTCTCAGCTAATGACGGGCATCCCATAGTGCCCTTGGACCTCAACTGGCTACTGAGCTGGCTCTATCACCGTAAATACATGCCTTATCTGGCACTGGCTTCTCTGAGCCTAGACTCAAGACAAGACCACTCACTCTACGATGCCTTCCAGAGGATTGAGCTGTTCATCAGAAACGCGGTGCGACTGAACCCATTCTGGAAGGAGGGAACCTCTCTGCTCCCTGCCCAGATTGTAGTCTACCTCCTCCAGGCTCTTGCTATAGCTGAGAAAGATGACGACTTAAAGACGCAGAGGGACCTGTGTCTCGGCTTGGCCTCTGTTTATCAGCAGTATGATGCCCTTGATAAAGCTGTGCGCTGTGCTCAGCAAGCAGTGGAGACAGGAGCCTTCATTAATGAGGAGGAAGGTTTCGAGGCGTCTGTTCTGCTTGGTTGGCTGCTGGTGTTAACAGGACAGGCTGAGAAAGCTCAGTGTGTCCTCGAGCCACTGCTTGTGTCACTGCAGGTACAAGAACACACAGAATTCCTTTCATCGAAtgtatattatgttttaagATGCACACCTCCACAGGGCACAGATAGCTCCACTCAGAGAGGCGTCATCCACAATCTCTTAGCTTTGTGTCTGAGGCAACAGGGCTGCATACCAGAGGCAGGCTGGCAGCTCCACTCGGCCTTGATGATATCAAGGGAAAGTGGAAACCAGAGGAATCAGGCCCTGGCACTCGCCAACCTGGGCTGCCTGGCACTGGATGCAGGGGCGTCCACATTGGCAGAACATTTCTTGGTCAGGTCAGATATTCCTTCTTGTTATTAGAAGACTATATGAGGTGAGCATGTCCACCTCAAACATCTCTTCCCTGTGCTTCCATTGGTTTTATATTGGTACTCAGTTTtccccacagtccaaaaactaTACTAAATATTAtactataaattgtccataggtgtgactctgagggtgaatggttgtttgtctgtatgtggtAAGACCTGCTTCAGATGCATATTTCTGATCCCTTGTATTTTGATTGATAGGCTTAAGGTTTAAGGGCTTAAGGGTTCAAAGGTCAGCATTTTACTGTGCTATTATCAACTGATTTTTGTCATGAAGTCCTTGTTATTCCAGATCCTTGCACCTTTTTCTGGAGCTATGGGAGAGCCCCACAGATGAGGAGCATGTCCAGACCTACCTTTGGTTGGGAAGGAGCTACAAAGACAGGGGGAAGAGTCACAACATCAGGGTGTGCTATGAAATGGGGCTTCTGATTGCACTGCATGCTAGAAACCTGCCCAGTAAGTATAAAGAAATGGtgcataaataaatatcaatatacaCTGGTACCCGtacatttgtgattcagcattcaagtctccaaaaagtcacacatttttggcaaaaaaaaaaatatatatatatatatatttagattcCCCATTTAATTTACAGAATAGATGGAATATATCTgctaaaaaaagtgtgactgaaTATTTACTTTTGGCAACACCTAAAAAGGGGGACTGACTGTATGCATACTTCTTTGGTTCcaatcatgtactgtatgtcactcTGTAAAATTGCCCTCTGGTGGGCAACCTGTGCAACAACACatgtatataattatattttctCACAGGTCAATTGGTGGTGGCCAAGGTTCTGAGTCGGTTGTATTCCGACATGCTGCTCTATGGTCAAAGCATCGTCTACTATGAACACTGTGTGTCGGTTTCCAGAGAACTGAAGGACAAGAGGCTGGAAGGAGAGTACCTTGAAATCCTAAGTAGCCTCTACCTCTCACTAAACACTGAAAGGTGAGTTTTTAACTCCCCTTGTGTGCCCCACAGTGCATTGTTTATGATGAAGACCAAAGTCGTTTTGAAATGTGTTGTGGTGCAGATCATCTCGTAAGTCTCTGGACTACACAAAGCAAAGCCTGAGGATTTCTATTGATTTGGGTAAGAGAGAAGAAGAGTCTGAGACCTGGTTGCAGGTGGGAAGGATCTACTATCTCATCCAGGAGGACGAGCTGGCCGACATGTACTTGCAGGTGATAAGGCATCTGACACACTAAACTGGATAAATTTTTGCAGTTATTTCCGcagaaaatacatcttattCAGCATAAATCGGTAATAATGTATCAATAAaggaaaaatgtacagcatatatgtaccactgttagaaatccgacaatttttacatgtttatgttgcattttggtcggcagtccttgaatgcaccacagttgTATGCTCTGTGAGAATGAACAAGGAGAAGATTTaaaggttgctgaaatgtgaggcgtAAACTAGGGTACCTTTTGAGCCACTATGGCTTCAATGAAAGCGTCCGCCCCTCAAAATCATAATGGCACTGCCTGTCTGGtggtcatcctccatgaaccaggaagtaagtAGCCTGTGACAAAGGAACAGATGTGTTAGCtaggccttggcagaggtcaacTCTCCACTATGTGACATTCTAGTCACAGTACATAAAATTGACCACATTACTGCATGCATGTATCTCCAAATAtgattagatttttattttcgtttggtaaaaaacaaaaaggaatagTTTTCTTCTTGGggataaaaagaaataaactcGCAAAATCAGGAAATAAATGCATTTGCATTTAACAAATGCAGGACATTTGCATTTAATCTAACTGAAAATATGCAATGCTAataatatcacttttttttcttttttctgctttgtttttatagaaatgcatttaaaaattcTAAATTAACATCTTGAACTTGaatacacatgtacagtatgtttgtaaaggaattaaatacatttacatttttattgattgttttatttatgcGTCTTTATTTTTCTGTCGAGACTGAGTGTccaaagggtgtccaaacttttccactgCATACTGGGATATCAAAggatattttgatatttttcattttgtaaaaaaaacccagtatGCTCATaattaaataatgtaaaaaattaaatatatatcctatgtatataaatatataaatgtatatcctacatttaaactttttctctttacatgtttttcctctcttttccccatttttgttgttgtaattatatttttctggccaataaaaaatgagctgcactttggacacccctgatctagccGTTGCCCTTGCAGCAAAGCTCTCTAATGGTGCGTGCTTCTTGTGTAATCAAATAAACTCCACATTTGATGGACAGGCAGCTGTGAAGACAGCCCTGAGAATGAACGACCCTTATTTTTCAATGAGCATCTATGAAGAGGCGGGGGACGTCTACTTTAAGGGTCACAGGAACAGGATGGCTTCAGTGCCTTTCTACAGggtaaacacaaaacaccatACAACCAAGTTACTATTTCACTCTCAGACGACTCTTTGGAACTCTAAATTTGCCTTACATGGCTTTTCACCTTTTCTTTCAGGAT of the Dunckerocampus dactyliophorus isolate RoL2022-P2 chromosome 11, RoL_Ddac_1.1, whole genome shotgun sequence genome contains:
- the sh3tc2 gene encoding SH3 domain and tetratricopeptide repeat-containing protein 2 isoform X1; translated protein: MPCGTALRVAFKGKYTQTCTHTDSESLLFTLFCVFLPALRSDGSCQETDAEANTLVDAHVLSAQQDWTKSGTAEGLLSSFSVTFPPVPPWHCLTADISPAELDALWREPSYTLGGTNDHFSGNDIMTEGAGEDDDGPLVESGEGVLEPGHQWKRKAAFLRGSRVTLEDKFSSEIILFFTGRRRSGEDPDQALQESLRTRLRVVESNSKDVIQLFKDMSARLVSVHAERDSFVLTFKTVEEIWKFSTYLALGYVARCLENFLFDQSFWLDPKLLSDLEINVTVDEDQLATLYLALLLQEGSFFAKAVYTRVEEDDEEQLSFKKNDLLTVKDTGQDDMWEGTLLSTGHHGLVPVDCTQPLPYPFYQWFLKNYPGYAGCSPTEKESFEHPLVTGLCAAVVDYSPVGQDELQLSQGDTVEIQGLLVRGLGVFIGKHSSTGCTGFVHKAHVKPLDIMPLDRQLVFLTEEERATLAQTDPFSSEPSDSNLLEKLFSSDISSVYRLDRLDESDFMYIRNRPKRDHKVPASTRQSVMSERSGGTPPYHSSPRPSLSHSSPRVSLYQSHNPLPHDGEPLSFTLDDTFRELSEFQEDPPPFLEENSWEGEESELSDPTLTLLNHDHFQEDFLPLYDLQCSFLWVTFNGKNESELSGRLESVRECAKRMGMHWAHRRACFLLGRLCARKLKLSQARVYYEEALSVRVDSFSDTPLLIALLTNVTAVYLKQRMTDKLPLTLEKASAVLLCLPNHAYTSSDEIELLKLLLRRSVVMGDKYLEARVCYLISSLFLLLRKPDDALPFVERLQFLSLTLSANDGHPIVPLDLNWLLSWLYHRKYMPYLALASLSLDSRQDHSLYDAFQRIELFIRNAVRLNPFWKEGTSLLPAQIVVYLLQALAIAEKDDDLKTQRDLCLGLASVYQQYDALDKAVRCAQQAVETGAFINEEEGFEASVLLGWLLVLTGQAEKAQCVLEPLLVSLQVQEHTEFLSSNVYYVLRCTPPQGTDSSTQRGVIHNLLALCLRQQGCIPEAGWQLHSALMISRESGNQRNQALALANLGCLALDAGASTLAEHFLVRSLHLFLELWESPTDEEHVQTYLWLGRSYKDRGKSHNIRVCYEMGLLIALHARNLPSQLVVAKVLSRLYSDMLLYGQSIVYYEHCVSVSRELKDKRLEGEYLEILSSLYLSLNTERSSRKSLDYTKQSLRISIDLGKREEESETWLQVGRIYYLIQEDELADMYLQAAVKTALRMNDPYFSMSIYEEAGDVYFKGHRNRMASVPFYRDGSLPFARSIRDTHSEFRLLSKLTELLMNQGEQEEALQYATLAVEIANQTGVHVNERTAYHRLATVYYSLQQYELAENYYLKSLFLCPPVLQHAKEARYYTQVYCRLGNLTLHKLKDAFDAVGYFHLALAAALEDRANPQALYVVYMKLAEIHGNHMPDAQLCQLYRDRARSLKRVLSGVEVEEEEIVKDISEGYDSEPFPRTCQIQGEACSDIANEDDKRKEDENSPAPDTESQIVDASGFITCRSYSEGILTESFDTAREHMSDSCSFTDTVQNSQRQMNSNDLISSNPSHTSEEETVVDAELLQKDPSQIDR
- the sh3tc2 gene encoding SH3 domain and tetratricopeptide repeat-containing protein 2 isoform X7, producing the protein MTEGAGEDDDGPLVESGEGVLEPGHQWKRKAAFLRGSRVTLEDKFSSEIILFFTGRRRSGEDPDQALQESLRTRLRVVESNSKDVIQLFKDMSARLVSVHAERDSFVLTFKTVEEIWKFSTYLALGYVARCLENFLFDQSFWLDPKLLSDLEINVTVDEDQLATLYLALLLQEGSFFAKAVYTRVEEDDEEQLSFKKNDLLTVKDTGQDDMWEGTLLSTGHHGLVPVDCTQPLPYPFYQWFLKNYPGYAGCSPTEKESFEHPLVTGLCAAVVDYSPVGQDELQLSQGDTVEIQGLLVRGLGVFIGKHSSTGCTGFVHKAHVKPLDIMPLDRQLVFLTEEERATLAQTDPFSSEPSDSNLLEKLFSSDISSVYRLDRLDESDFMYIRNRPKRDHKVPASTRQSVMSERSGGTPPYHSSPRPSLSHSSPRVSLYQSHNPLPHDGEPLSFTLDDTFRELSEFQEDPPPFLEENSWEGEESELSDPTLTLLNHDHFQEDFLPLYDLQCSFLWVTFNGKNESELSGRLESVRECAKRMGMHWAHRRACFLLGRLCARKLKLSQARVYYEEALSVRVDSFSDTPLLIALLTNVTAVYLKQRMTDKLPLTLEKASAVLLCLPNHAYTSSDEIELLKLLLRRSVVMGDKYLEARVCYLISSLFLLLRKPDDALPFVERLQFLSLTLSANDGHPIVPLDLNWLLSWLYHRKYMPYLALASLSLDSRQDHSLYDAFQRIELFIRNAVRLNPFWKEGTSLLPAQIVVYLLQALAIAEKDDDLKTQRDLCLGLASVYQQYDALDKAVRCAQQAVETGAFINEEEGFEASVLLGWLLVLTGQAEKAQCVLEPLLVSLQVQEHTEFLSSNVYYVLRCTPPQGTDSSTQRGVIHNLLALCLRQQGCIPEAGWQLHSALMISRESGNQRNQALALANLGCLALDAGASTLAEHFLVRSLHLFLELWESPTDEEHVQTYLWLGRSYKDRGKSHNIRVCYEMGLLIALHARNLPSQLVVAKVLSRLYSDMLLYGQSIVYYEHCVSVSRELKDKRLEGEYLEILSSLYLSLNTERSSRKSLDYTKQSLRISIDLGKREEESETWLQVGRIYYLIQEDELADMYLQAAVKTALRMNDPYFSMSIYEEAGDVYFKGHRNRMASVPFYRDGSLPFARSIRDTHSEFRLLSKLTELLMNQGEQEEALQYATLAVEIANQTGVHVNERTAYHRLATVYYSLQQYELAENYYLKSLFLCPPVLQHAKEARYYTQVYCRLGNLTLHKLKDAFDAVGYFHLALAAALEDRANPQALYVVYMKLAEIHGNHMPDAQLCQLYRDRARSLKRVLSGVEVEEEEIVKDISEGYDSEPFPRTCQIQGEACSDIANEDDKRKEDENSPAPDTESQIVDASGFITCRSYSEGILTESFDTAREHMSDSCSFTDTVQNSQRQMNSNDLISSNPSHTSEEETVVDAELLQKDPSQIDR
- the sh3tc2 gene encoding SH3 domain and tetratricopeptide repeat-containing protein 2 isoform X3 is translated as MALIPGSCHFLGQMASCCCRPLLNSSCCGPLIKFCLSSFTDISPAELDALWREPSYTLGGTNDHFSGNDIMTEGAGEDDDGPLVESGEGVLEPGHQWKRKAAFLRGSRVTLEDKFSSEIILFFTGRRRSGEDPDQALQESLRTRLRVVESNSKDVIQLFKDMSARLVSVHAERDSFVLTFKTVEEIWKFSTYLALGYVARCLENFLFDQSFWLDPKLLSDLEINVTVDEDQLATLYLALLLQEGSFFAKAVYTRVEEDDEEQLSFKKNDLLTVKDTGQDDMWEGTLLSTGHHGLVPVDCTQPLPYPFYQWFLKNYPGYAGCSPTEKESFEHPLVTGLCAAVVDYSPVGQDELQLSQGDTVEIQGLLVRGLGVFIGKHSSTGCTGFVHKAHVKPLDIMPLDRQLVFLTEEERATLAQTDPFSSEPSDSNLLEKLFSSDISSVYRLDRLDESDFMYIRNRPKRDHKVPASTRQSVMSERSGGTPPYHSSPRPSLSHSSPRVSLYQSHNPLPHDGEPLSFTLDDTFRELSEFQEDPPPFLEENSWEGEESELSDPTLTLLNHDHFQEDFLPLYDLQCSFLWVTFNGKNESELSGRLESVRECAKRMGMHWAHRRACFLLGRLCARKLKLSQARVYYEEALSVRVDSFSDTPLLIALLTNVTAVYLKQRMTDKLPLTLEKASAVLLCLPNHAYTSSDEIELLKLLLRRSVVMGDKYLEARVCYLISSLFLLLRKPDDALPFVERLQFLSLTLSANDGHPIVPLDLNWLLSWLYHRKYMPYLALASLSLDSRQDHSLYDAFQRIELFIRNAVRLNPFWKEGTSLLPAQIVVYLLQALAIAEKDDDLKTQRDLCLGLASVYQQYDALDKAVRCAQQAVETGAFINEEEGFEASVLLGWLLVLTGQAEKAQCVLEPLLVSLQVQEHTEFLSSNVYYVLRCTPPQGTDSSTQRGVIHNLLALCLRQQGCIPEAGWQLHSALMISRESGNQRNQALALANLGCLALDAGASTLAEHFLVRSLHLFLELWESPTDEEHVQTYLWLGRSYKDRGKSHNIRVCYEMGLLIALHARNLPSQLVVAKVLSRLYSDMLLYGQSIVYYEHCVSVSRELKDKRLEGEYLEILSSLYLSLNTERSSRKSLDYTKQSLRISIDLGKREEESETWLQVGRIYYLIQEDELADMYLQAAVKTALRMNDPYFSMSIYEEAGDVYFKGHRNRMASVPFYRDGSLPFARSIRDTHSEFRLLSKLTELLMNQGEQEEALQYATLAVEIANQTGVHVNERTAYHRLATVYYSLQQYELAENYYLKSLFLCPPVLQHAKEARYYTQVYCRLGNLTLHKLKDAFDAVGYFHLALAAALEDRANPQALYVVYMKLAEIHGNHMPDAQLCQLYRDRARSLKRVLSGVEVEEEEIVKDISEGYDSEPFPRTCQIQGEACSDIANEDDKRKEDENSPAPDTESQIVDASGFITCRSYSEGILTESFDTAREHMSDSCSFTDTVQNSQRQMNSNDLISSNPSHTSEEETVVDAELLQKDPSQIDR
- the sh3tc2 gene encoding SH3 domain and tetratricopeptide repeat-containing protein 2 isoform X4 — its product is MALIPGSCHFLGQMASCCCRPLLNSSCCGPLIKFCLSSFTDISPAELDALWREPSYTLGGTNDHFSGNDIMTEGAGEDDDGPLVESGEGVLEPGHQWKRKAAFLRGSRVTLEDKFSSEIILFFTGRRRSGEDPDQALQESLRTRLRVVESNSKDVIQLFKDMSARLVSVHAERDSFVLTFKTVEEIWKFSTYLALGYVARCLENFLFDQSFWLDPKLLSDLEINVTVDEDQLATLYLALLLQEGSFFAKAVYTRVEEDDEEQLSFKKNDLLTVKDTGQDDMWEGTLLSTGHHGLVPVDCTQPLPYPFYQWFLKNYPGYAGCSPTEKESFEHPLVTGLCAAVVDYSPVGQDELQLSQGDTVEIQGLLVRGLGVFIGKHSSTGCTGFVHKAHVKPLDIMPLDRQLVFLTEEERATLAQTDPFSSEPSDSNLLEKLFSSDISSVYRLDRLDESDFMYIRNRPKRDHKVPASTRQSVMSERSGGTPPYHSSPRPSLSHSSPRVSLYQSHNPLPHDGEPLSFTLDDTFRELSEFQEDPPPFLEENSWEGEESELSDPTLTLLNHDHFQEDFLPLYDLQCSFLWVTFNGKNESELSGRLESVRECAKRMGMHWAHRRACFLLGRLCARKLKLSQARVYYEEALSVRVDSFSDTPLLIALLTNVTAVYLKQRMTDKLPLTLEKASAVLLCLPNHAYTSSDEIELLKLLLRRSVVMGDKYLEARVCYLISSLFLLLRKPDDALPFVERLQFLSLTLSANDGHPIVPLDLNWLLSWLYHRKYMPYLALASLSLDSRQDHSLYDAFQRIELFIRNAVRLNPFWKEGTSLLPAQIVVYLLQALAIAEKDDDLKTQRDLCLGLASVYQQYDALDKAVRCAQQAVETGAFINEEEGFEASVLLGWLLVLTGQAEKAQCVLEPLLVSLQGTDSSTQRGVIHNLLALCLRQQGCIPEAGWQLHSALMISRESGNQRNQALALANLGCLALDAGASTLAEHFLVRSLHLFLELWESPTDEEHVQTYLWLGRSYKDRGKSHNIRVCYEMGLLIALHARNLPSQLVVAKVLSRLYSDMLLYGQSIVYYEHCVSVSRELKDKRLEGEYLEILSSLYLSLNTERSSRKSLDYTKQSLRISIDLGKREEESETWLQVGRIYYLIQEDELADMYLQAAVKTALRMNDPYFSMSIYEEAGDVYFKGHRNRMASVPFYRDGSLPFARSIRDTHSEFRLLSKLTELLMNQGEQEEALQYATLAVEIANQTGVHVNERTAYHRLATVYYSLQQYELAENYYLKSLFLCPPVLQHAKEARYYTQVYCRLGNLTLHKLKDAFDAVGYFHLALAAALEDRANPQALYVVYMKLAEIHGNHMPDAQLCQLYRDRARSLKRVLSGVEVEEEEIVKDISEGYDSEPFPRTCQIQGEACSDIANEDDKRKEDENSPAPDTESQIVDASGFITCRSYSEGILTESFDTAREHMSDSCSFTDTVQNSQRQMNSNDLISSNPSHTSEEETVVDAELLQKDPSQIDR